In Enoplosus armatus isolate fEnoArm2 chromosome 12, fEnoArm2.hap1, whole genome shotgun sequence, the DNA window ttctcAGCTGCGCTGTCTTTGGCCGACAGGCTGTGGCCCGTCCCCGCGTGGCCCTCGTTCGCCTGCTTGTGGAGGGGGTACAAGGAGCCGAGGCCCACGTCAGAAGAGGAGGCCGGGGAGGTCTGAACCAGAGGCCGGAGCGACTCTGCCCCCAGGTAGCTGATGGCGCTGTTGATGGCCTGGTCGATGACGTGGGGCTGAATCAGCTCACCTGCTCCTCCGTCGTAGGAGAGGTCTGACAGACGTTTGTCACCTGAGgggccagagagagacagaggagcaaCGTGAAGGTTTTACTTTACTGACACACTTGAACTTTCACCTGCAACCTGTGATTTCACCATTGTAATACTGAGCCTGCTCCTCTCTAGCCTTTGACTAGACTTTGAAAATGACTCACTGTTTTGTCTGGTCTCATGATATTGGTAGTTCTCGTCTGATACTAGCATTTTCCTCAGCctctaaatattttatttttctccctcttttgtTATGAAGACGATGAAGAttattacatgttaatgtaaaaTTAATATACAAGGTTAAACAGTCTTTTCTAACAATTTCTAgcaattaaacaaattaaaggCACAATTCCTGATCAGGCTAAACTGCAGAAATAGACTCTTTTCTCTGTTACAATTCATGCATTCTGCAGAGGCAGGGTGGcaaagaacacaaaacacattgcAGCTGCACCTATGCAGCTTTCATAGGTGTAGCAGTCACAGTTATTTTGTAGCAAAAGTAGCGACATTATATTTACACAACAAGGAAGCAGATTTTAGCCCTTACCCACAAACTTCTGTGGCATAGTGCTCTTACGTTTAGCTACATTATTAGCTAGTCTGTCTAGCACCAAGGCTCTGTCAGATCCCATCTGGCTTAAGTCTTCCCTCTGCTCATTCTGGTTGCTTTCTTCCTTTACTACTGGAAAGCAAGACAGAGAAGTAGATTTCAGAGTCAAAGTAATTTGAGTTTGTCCTGTTTAAAGTGATGAACTGGCGCTGGATAACACATGATGGTATTTTCTGGTCTGATGGTATTTTTCTCACAGAGCACAGAGCGGACTATTCTGACACATATGAAGCACTTGGTCTATAAATGTAGTATTTGTTCATGCCCACAGATGAAGTGTAGATGTGTTTCTAGGCTTCTAGTATCTCAAGAATCTTATAGTGTGTTCATTCAGTTTATGACTGCTGAGTTTACATGGACAAATACACAACTTTATACTGACAACATGATGCAATGGACTTAATTAGCCCTGCAGTTATTTTGAATAGCTAAATGACTTCTGCATGAGCCTACattgaaatggaaatgacagTAATTTAACCTGACCTGTCGGAGTGTTTAGTAACAGCGACATTGTCGGCATGGtacactgctgctgcatgcATAGCAGGTCCTGCACTCAGGGTAAAGTGGGTCATCAGATTTGGGTGGAAGTGAAGTGCGCGATCTCATGAGGCACCAACCTGTGTAGATGCTGCTCTGCAGCCCCATGCACTGGAGGTAGTTGTGACACCGCTCCTTGTGCTCCTCGAGAGAGCTGCGCTGCTTGTAGCTCCGCCCACAGTAAGCACACTTGTGGGGTTTTccaactgcaaaaaaacaacaacattgtgtCAGTGAACATAACAGAGCAGTGTAATACTCTGTGATGGCTGACATTATAATGACTCAACCTATACTGAAGTTAATCTACTGTTCTAAATGGCCTTTTTGGTCTTTCTGGGAAAGGGATGGACTGTACATTCCCAGTTTTGAAACTCGGTATTTCGCatgaaaaaacagagacaaagaaaagagcatAGCCTACAAAAACTTCATCTACAGAAAACCCAAGTTAAAGGCCTGGAAGTACTGCCCACACTGTTTGATTGGCAGATGATCTTTGGGAAGTCCAGTGCAAAAACTTCACATTTCTTGGTATGGCATGAGCATGGTTGTAGCCATTACTGAGGtgactgaggtcatgtcctctgcATTTTGGGCACCACTAGACCCAGAGCTGTTGAATATAATctactgaaaatataaatgaacagttaaataaataaagtagtaaaaatagaaatagtaaaaaaaaaaaaaggggatcAGTGGGGAACTAGCCcccatgacctcagtatttctaaactTCTGGCCACTACTTCAGCTTATTCCTCTCCGGTATAGACCAAAAACTATAGAATGACACATAAATGAGCCACTCTGAAATTGGCTCCACATTGACAACCTACAACATCAAAATGCTCTTACGTGGATTTGccagtgataaaaacagaataatataatattctataataatataacactgaaaGGATCCgattacttcttccaccactgtaggAAAGAAAGTGCTTCAGATGGATAACCCATCACGGTGTTCATAATGCTcccttgtttttgtgtaaacTGATTTAAGTTGAAACTGGCGTGTAAAAATCTTTTTGCTGGTTATCCCTTCACTGTTCTGTTACTATTCAGAGCAGGCTTTGTAAGTGTACTGTTTACACCCAAAAATTTCATTAACACATACTTCTGCAAagcatttgcaaaaaaaagtgacacCACATCTACACCCTGTCAACTTCCCCTTCTATAGCCCGGAGCTCTCACTGTATGCAGTGCAGAACATGTCATGCCTTTTGTAAAGGCTTCCACCCAGCGGGCCTACAATTACCACAAGTGCAGcacttttcagtgtgtgtgagctttgCATACTCACCCGAGTGGGTGCGTAAATGGCCGGTGAGGGCGTCCCTCCTGCGACAGGCGTAGCTGCACAGGTGACACTTGAAGGGTTTCTCCCCTGAATGGAGCTTGATGTGACGCAGCAGGTTGCCCTTCTGGGTGAAAGAGGCACCGCACTGGCTGCACTGGAAAGGACGTTCTCCTGAGAACAAGAACACAACAGACGCTCATTACAGTAAGGAggcagatgacacacacacagaaaaaaaaacaggaaaaagaataACTTGTATGTTTTACTGGCACCCAATATTACGTGTTTTTTATGTACCCTACCAGgcagttttaatgtttaatgattGCACTACTCTCCCTGATCTCACTATGTTTGATCCCCCCCaccaacaacaataaaagcacaaagtCTTTTTTATATGGATGAAAAAGCGCGTCGCGGCTGTGGGAATGCGGGGTCACTGCACTACAAGCATCCCGAGTGCCAGAACAAGCCGGATGATGGAGCGTCTCCGGGGCAGAGAGCGATCCAGCAGGCTGTGGGAGGGTTTCGGAGCAGAGTGACACTCCATCTCTCCATGCTCCCCCTGCCCCACCGACTTCTGGCGCTCTGATCGAACAAGAGCCTTTCAGACTCAGCCTGCCAGTTCCGTAATGCACCATTGCCTAGGTCAATTTGATCTGAAAATctcattttttcctcttcttcgtcTCTAAAATAAGAGCGGCACATCACAATGCAAATTCAGCCTCATTTGAATAAAGCGAAGGAAACACTTTGTGTTGAGAGCCAGTCTTCCTGATCAGCGCTTCTGGAATAAACCAATATCCAGCCTCTCCGAGTGTTGTGGCATTCTGTGAGAACGTTTTTaatatggctttttttttcaaaggccCCCCATAAAATAAGAGTCACCAGTGAAGcagcaaaaatatataaaaaaggaaattcattaaaaatgcatttcaggAGCAAAGACTCACCACagaatattttctatttaaatagGAGCCACTTCATTATATCTTTTATTGTACTTTCTTTTGCATTTACATTAGTCTAGTGTTCCTTTCTTCCATTTTGAGTTTCATTAGTTTCTAAAGCTTGACAGTTAAGTgcctttttcaaaaatgttcccCACCACTGGTTTGGCTTCATTACAATAGAATATcaattttgaaatttgaaaaactTTTAATAGCCAGATAATTGTCACTTCATACAGATTCCATTTAATTGCTGCAGATATCCTGTTTCTCAGCTgaaggcatgtttttttttcggACCAAGTTCGTCTCTGCTACTTTATCGCACAGTAATTTGATCAGTTACTGTTGGTTGTTATGTGGTAATTCAGAGTCATTTAgacaaacaataatgaatgCTAATGGTATGCTCAAAGCCTATTTCACGCACGACAGGAAGGTCTACATGCATACAGCCAACTACTCAGGGTATCAGGGTGTCTGCAAACATAAGAGCAGGCTCGAGAGTTTTTTTCTAATATCactaatgtttgtgtgtgggcaaAGACAACACAAAGCTACAGTACATACGCTGTGATACTGCTTGTGTTAATGCCAAAAAATAGAAGGAGACAGCTACTCTGAGACCTCAATTTTTGCCATTTAAAGTCTAACGGACACCTTTCTACCCCTCATCCATCCTCTCATACTAACAGTGAACATGGGTGCAAAGGAAGGGCAAGAAGTATTGCGGGTGGCTTACCAGTGTGGCTTCGCTTGTGCACCATCAACACATTGGGGCCAATGCAAACTATCCCACAGATATCGCACTTGAGCTTCCCGTTGGGCAGCCGGATACCGCCGGCCGAGGAGAAGGCCTTGGCTTCGGGGCTCGGCTGTGAGCCGTTCACCTTGGCCCCCGAGGCATCGACCACGCGCAAGTCTTCCGcgcactcctcctcctccacgccATTCATGTCACAGGCCAGCCCATTCTCCTCATCACTGCGAGCCTCAACTTTAATGTTACAGGCTGGAAAAgagggcaggggggggggggggggccacgGTTTAGAATACGAGCATGGTTCTTTCATGATGTTATATGCTGAAGATGATAGATAGAGCTGCTTATTGTCACATTGTGATGTAACCTTAAAGTTGCCTTTGTTCTGGTTCATAATAAGAAAGTGAAACGGTTTTGTCCTCactgcatgaatgaatgaatgtttctaATAGCTGTGTGGTCATTTTACCTAactgatctttttctttttcagtggtATGACTTTTCTTAATtcataacataaaaacatgacatctgtcatcattatttcaatttcatttaattaactttttttaatctctttaaTTTAATTGTTAATTTTATACTTTACTGTTATAATTTACCTGACCAGTTGTCATTGTTAATTCTTCCTTGTCTTATTGTTTGGCCTTTTATTTTGGTAAGATGCTCTgattaacttgtttttttttttatttcaccagcACAATTCCATTGTTTTTCTATGAATGAGACACGTCATATTAtgttacattgtttttgttactaTGTTACATACTCATTTTATGAAGACTTTGTTGTTGAGCTCAAACTGGGTTTCTCGCAGCCATGAAACAGAACTTTATTTGGATTCCTTCAGTATGGTCCTGTAGTCAATATGGTTCtgttcattctctctttcttccgTCGGGACAGACAATGTATGTAATAGCACTGCAACTGCACTATAATATGACTGGGGCAACAATGGCTTTGTAATGACAAACCTCCTTTAGTGcacaacacaacattttcatgtttaccGGGATGCTGCATCAAAACTTCAAAATCATCCCCTTATTTCCCTTTTGTGAATTCAGCCTGAGAAAAGTCAACAAACACCAGATAAGATCAACCCACAGCCCACTCATTTAAACTGTAGACTCTGCTGcttatttttcttatatatttCATAAGGAAACACAGGTGGATAGCATGTCTACTGCTTGAAGATGTCAGTGATGAGATGAAGAAACACGCAGATCATCTCACACCATCACACTTTGGTGAAACAAATGACAGCAagataaacaggaaacagagacacaggaagCAGTGTGAAACTAGGGACGACAGCGGTGTCTATCAGAGCAACAGAGtgcaatgaacacacacaggcacacgcGAGACACACTTGCATTTGGCCTTTTCACCATTTAGAAGGGTCTTGAGCTGCTTTTCAGAGTACAGAGAGTAAATGCTGCATGGTTGATCAACGCCAATTATTATTTGTGGAACAATTAGAACGTTGTATTTGTAATATGTATTTAATTGTCTGGTGTTCCCAAAGTGATCAGAAAAGGGAAGTGCCATCTGCGTTGAGCTACCAGCTCCTTCTTTTTCCCACCAGAGAACTTTAGAAACATTTAAGAGAACTGACAGATCATGCAAGTCCCACAGCTAGCCTGTGGTTTGCATGTCACAGTGGCTGCCTGATTTCCCCATGCCTCTACCTCTGTTTGTACaactgaagaggaagaagtggaAATCATGAAATATAGGAATCTATGGAAAAGGGGAAGCTTCAGAAAGAGGGCCTGTCTAACTGAAATACCAAGAATTATGGAGAAGTGACAGAAAGGGAAGCACGGGAAAGGAATTGTAAAACAGCCTGTAACTGAAacgttttttgttgttttttgcaggagttttgttttcatcGAGAGCCACCAAGGGAACATAAGTCCCCTAATGCACAAAATGTTTCCCATAGAGAACAGGAGGTGGAGTGAAATTTGAGAACTAACAGCATAGGATCATCAGATGTTTATGATCGCTTTTCCGATTTAAGTCACATAACCTGATCGCCATCTCtgcacaacatttatttttttatttgctgttgcatGAAAAACAATCTGCTCATCTCTTTGactgttgaatatttttggaCTAACTCTCTTGTCTTTTTGCTGAGCAGATGAGATAAGCGAGACACCAGCCGTGCACGCAAAGGGAAGGAAAGGCTTCActgtttacaaaacaaaatggtgcTTAAATTGTATTAAAGTGCAAAAGCTGATGATGAGTTATGGTGCAGAATTATGTCTGAATCAGTTCCCAAACATACTACATGTGCATCCAAAATTACAATGCAAGGAGGATACTGATGCATGTAAGTGGGATCTACTGTATGTTAACACAAAACTCTTAAAGAACTCTCTTATTACGCCATTCTGCTTTTAGTTTCACTACGGAGTTTTTTGGGCTTTATCAGATATAACTTAAGACAGAGGTTCCCAGTTTTTGACAGTTGTAGCCTAACTAACTCCCTACACTATGTCAGATGAACTTAACCTTACCTTACCTTTTACGATGCACATGTTGTAAAACATGAGTATGAATTTCTCACTTAATCACCAAGGTTTTTCAGTCAGGCATAAGCACTTTAATGGTGACGTAAATTAAGCTGGGGGATTTTTTTTAGTTCCATTTGCATATAACAGAGTTCGAAAGCAAAACTCACCTACATCACCTCAACCATCCTAATTTAATTTATGGGCTTAGCCACAAAACCTCTGATTGCCACAATTTTCTGGGTGACTTAAGTACTTTTCTAATGTCAGCTGGGAGTTTCAGTCAGGCTATGGAAATGTTGCCACTGATCCAGGATTAACTCGTAACCCTAAAGCAGGTGTATACTGCACATAAGGCTTTTTGTATATTCTCACTTATTTCAAATGTGTCGGAACAATGCTCTAAAAAACCTTCATGTTTCTCTGTAGTTGTCAGTTCCTGAGACATCTAATACACGGGCAAGGTTATCAGTCGGCCAAAGCAGACAGAAGGGAACCATTAACGCTCGGCTACCACCCACTTCTCATGGATATGGGGAAGTTGTGACTGAATTGGGAGTAGGAAGAAGGCCTTTTACTTCATATCATGCTTGTCACAGTCACACATCCTGATTCGCTCGTTTTGGGAAGCAAGTTTCAGATCACAAAACAGGTcgcaataaaatgtttatagtCTGATGTGACCTCGGATAACAGATAAAGGGGTAACACATACTGTGGCAGAGAACCAAACAATGACTACTGAATACTGGGAGAagtgacaaatacaaaaaaagctaTAGCATTAgtgtaaaagaaatgtttttggcgtaaaaacaagacataatCAAGCTATCTTGACAGAGGTCAATAGCATATAGGAAGCAACTTAGCAAGTGTGTTAGTTCTGCAGCATGAAAACACAGGGAGCCTGCTGGAGGTTCCTGTTACTGACTTGTGCTGCTCTCACTGCCTGAAAATAACCCTGTGTGCAAGATAGTGGAACCACATGTGTGAAACCCAGCAACACACTCAATACGACTTGCAGGAACACCAAAAACAGCCTGCTTTTCCCctcacactttttaaaaaaaaacttgtctCCATGTTTTCGGGAACTAGACACCTCAGTCTCCCTTTTAGTCTCATGTCTCTGAAATAGCAAAGGCTCCGTCTGAATCACTGAAAGCGAAAGAGAAATCATTTCACTGCGATGTTGAGAAGGTCATCTTACCGCCTTGTGACTTTAACCAAATATATCTCCATGCTTATTTTCAGTTGAAGCcacaaaagacaataaaatgaatttagtttgtgacactttacaaaacacactgtgttgaATAATACGGACGACAAAATAGGGTTCCCTCAGACCTATAGAGCCCCCTTATGCTTGCAGTCACACATATGTGTGGATCGCAGCATTGTGAATGCGCAGCAACAATGATGATCCCAGGCTGCAAAGACTTGTTTGCAACAGGAAACAACCTGGGTTTTGAGGTTTTGAGCTTTCAATACTGTGAGGTCCCGTGTCCCACATACAGTCCCCTagctttttgccttttttcacTTCAGAGAACTGAGCAGCACATGATCCTGGGTGATAATTATAACTCATTCGGGCTTTTATCACAGAGGCAGCGATGCATAGATGTACCAGATACTTGCacttcccttctttctctctttgggctctttctctctgtccctatATAGACACATGCGAAGCGATCGTACTGCGTAGGGAATGAACAGAAACTCACACAGAGTACATAAAGTCATCCGTCCACGCCACCAGCTGTGCCCTCTTCACTCTCTTTACATGCCACCGatgaaagtcaaacatttaaatcacctatttcccattttttcccccagattGTACTAAACGTCTGTCAGTCGACTGAGATGAGGTGTACATGTGTGTCATATAAAACACGAGTCTACAAACGCTCCCTAACTCGacttaacacattttaattgtttaGCTGCCATCGCAGCACTTGTTCAGAAGTGTGTACAGAGTGCTGCCGGTGTTGAGCTGGGTGTCTGACAGCTCAACAGTTGTAAAGTCAAACAGAGAGCCTTTGTgagtaagcgtgtgtgtgtgtgtgtgtgtgtgtgtgtgtgtgtgtgtgtgtgtgtgtgtgtctgtgcaggtgtgtgacCTATGTGGTGTCGTGATCCGCTGATCTCTCTGAGCTTGGCCCTGTTCCTGAACTCTTTATCTCCAGGAGTGTGTTGAAACTGTCTGATGGCAAGTTCTTCTTAGGAAACTCTTACACATCCTATTTCAGTTTCctctcacattttatttttgactgtGTGCCGCTAATCTTTGCCGTTATCTGGATAAGTGGAAAAATACTGATAGGATGGTCAGCTGTCacgcttgtttgtttttcttgttgccATCAAGTAAAATTATTTgtcatgatgaaaacaaaatacatagCCCACATTTTCGTGATCCTGAGTTGCAACTCTTTTCGCACATTTCATATCTTAAACTATCTgaaaaaatgtcctcaaactTGTCTGATTCTTTATATCTCGATCTCCTACATCTCCTATCTCTGTGATCGgtaaagattaaataaatgaattcaatAAATGACAATGGCCCTCATGTGGATTCACCTCATCTGAGTGCATCTTGAAAGACATATTAATGTGCCTAAAAGTGATACATttcatgaataaacaataataataagcaaGAGAGTACTAAATATAATTCATCCTATGAAAAACGTATATTATGTCTGATTCATCTTGCTGTCATGTAAAACCGATTAGCGATTAAATGATATCACTTCgaacatttcctgttttctcacCAACCACCCATGTTAGGAGACTTGAGATAAATATACACCTCCGATGTGAATCCCCCTTTGCATgctttattcttattttcacCATGATATTCCCTGGCTTGATGTTTACAAACTCAAATCAAGGCCACATTAGCTATTCCTTAAGATTCGGCTTATTAATGACATGCCATGGatcacagtattttttttttttttctgccaatGACCTAAATGTGTCTctttgcagctttaaattaatttttccAAGGGATTTGGAATGGCAAATATCTCCCACTGGATGTGCATCGGATTaagttacaaaaacatttttatgctttatatatattatgCTGATTTGGATGCTTTGGGAATGACTACATTACTGTTGGGAAATGGCTCTGCAGTGGTTTTGACTCATTTTGATTGCTGCTTCATGGGATACACTCAACGTAACGAAGCAATCACACACTTACATGAATGTATTCTGAATGTACacaagggtggggggggtggtgggcGGTGGGGGGTGTTCTGACTGGCTGTG includes these proteins:
- the ikzf1 gene encoding DNA-binding protein Ikaros isoform X6, encoding METEEAQEMAQMPGRDSPPANDASEEAEEPMAVPEDLSASSTHQQNNRGDKGERPFQCSQCGASFTQKGNLLRHIKLHSGEKPFKCHLCSYACRRRDALTGHLRTHSVGKPHKCAYCGRSYKQRSSLEEHKERCHNYLQCMGLQSSIYTVKEESNQNEQREDLSQMGSDRALVLDRLANNVAKRKSTMPQKFVGDKRLSDLSYDGGAGELIQPHVIDQAINSAISYLGAESLRPLVQTSPASSSDVGLGSLYPLHKQANEGHAGTGHSLSAKDSAAENLLLLSNSKSASSEKDGSPSHSGQDSTDTESNNEDRPGGAAPGLIYLTNHITSGVRNGVLVKEEQQRQYEAIRASMEMASEGFKVVTADGEQVRAYRCEHCRVLFLDHVMYTIHMGCHGFRDPFECNLCGHQSQDRYEFSSHITRGEHRY
- the ikzf1 gene encoding DNA-binding protein Ikaros isoform X2, which encodes METEEAQEMAQMPGRDSPPANDASEEAEEPMAVPEDLSASSTHQQNNRGDKACNIKVEARSDEENGLACDMNGVEEEECAEDLRVVDASGAKVNGSQPSPEAKAFSSAGGIRLPNGKLKCDICGIVCIGPNVLMVHKRSHTGERPFQCSQCGASFTQKGNLLRHIKLHSGEKPFKCHLCSYACRRRDALTGHLRTHSVGKPHKCAYCGRSYKQRSSLEEHKERCHNYLQCMGLQSSIYTVKEESNQNEQREDLSQMGSDRALVLDRLANNVAKRKSTMPQKFVGDKRLSDLSYDGGAGELIQPHVIDQAINSAISYLGAESLRPLVQTSPASSSDVGLGSLYPLHKQANEGHAGTGHSLSAKDSAAENLLLLSNSKSASSEKDGSPSHSGQDSTDTESNNEDRPGGAAPGLIYLTNHITSGVRNGVLVKEEQQRQYEAIRASMEMASEGFKVVTADGEQVRAYRCEHCRVLFLDHVMYTIHMGCHGFRDPFECNLCGHQSQDRYEFSSHITRGEHRY
- the ikzf1 gene encoding DNA-binding protein Ikaros isoform X4, giving the protein METEEAQEMAQMPGRDSPPANDASEEAEEPMAVPEDLSASSTHQQNNRGDKGDVACNIKVEARSDEENGLACDMNGVEEEECAEDLRVVDASGAKVNGSQPSPEAKAFSSAGGIRLPNGKLKCDICGIVCIGPNVLMVHKRSHTGERPFQCSQCGASFTQKGNLLRHIKLHSGEKPFKCHLCSYACRRRDALTGHLRTHSVGKPHKCAYCGRSYKQRSSLEEHKERCHNYLQCMGLQSSIYTVVKEESNQNEQREDLSQMGSDRALVLDRLANNVAKRKSTMPQKFVGDKRLSDLSYDGGAGELIQPHVIDQAINSAISYLGAESLRPLVQTSPASSSDVGLGSLYPLHKQANEGHAGTGHSLSAKDSAAENLLLLSNSKSASSEKDGSPSHSGQDSTDTESNNEDRPGGAAPGLIYLTNHITSGVRNGVLVKEEQQRQYEAIRASMEMASEGFKVVTADGEQVRAYRCEHCRVLFLDHVMYTIHMGCHGFRDPFECNLCGHQSQDRYEFSSHITRGEHRY
- the ikzf1 gene encoding DNA-binding protein Ikaros isoform X1 — encoded protein: METEEAQEMAQMPGRDSPPANDASEEAEEPMAVPEDLSASSTHQQNNRGDKACNIKVEARSDEENGLACDMNGVEEEECAEDLRVVDASGAKVNGSQPSPEAKAFSSAGGIRLPNGKLKCDICGIVCIGPNVLMVHKRSHTGERPFQCSQCGASFTQKGNLLRHIKLHSGEKPFKCHLCSYACRRRDALTGHLRTHSVGKPHKCAYCGRSYKQRSSLEEHKERCHNYLQCMGLQSSIYTVVKEESNQNEQREDLSQMGSDRALVLDRLANNVAKRKSTMPQKFVGDKRLSDLSYDGGAGELIQPHVIDQAINSAISYLGAESLRPLVQTSPASSSDVGLGSLYPLHKQANEGHAGTGHSLSAKDSAAENLLLLSNSKSASSEKDGSPSHSGQDSTDTESNNEDRPGGAAPGLIYLTNHITSGVRNGVLVKEEQQRQYEAIRASMEMASEGFKVVTADGEQVRAYRCEHCRVLFLDHVMYTIHMGCHGFRDPFECNLCGHQSQDRYEFSSHITRGEHRY
- the ikzf1 gene encoding DNA-binding protein Ikaros isoform X3; protein product: METEEAQEMAQMPGRDSPPANDASEEAEEPMAVPEDLSASSTHQQNNRGDKACNIKVEARSDEENGLACDMNGVEEEECAEDLRVVDASGAKVNGSQPSPEAKAFSSAGGIRLPNGKLKCDICGIVCIGPNVLMVHKRSHTGERPFQCSQCGASFTQKGNLLRHIKLHSGEKPFKCHLCSYACRRRDALTGHLRTHSVGKPHKCAYCGRSYKQRSSLEEHKERCHNYLQCMGLQSSIYTGDKRLSDLSYDGGAGELIQPHVIDQAINSAISYLGAESLRPLVQTSPASSSDVGLGSLYPLHKQANEGHAGTGHSLSAKDSAAENLLLLSNSKSASSEKDGSPSHSGQDSTDTESNNEDRPGGAAPGLIYLTNHITSGVRNGVLVKEEQQRQYEAIRASMEMASEGFKVVTADGEQVRAYRCEHCRVLFLDHVMYTIHMGCHGFRDPFECNLCGHQSQDRYEFSSHITRGEHRY
- the ikzf1 gene encoding DNA-binding protein Ikaros isoform X5; amino-acid sequence: METEEAQEMAQMPGRDSPPANDASEEAEEPMAVPEDLSASSTHQQNNRGDKGERPFQCSQCGASFTQKGNLLRHIKLHSGEKPFKCHLCSYACRRRDALTGHLRTHSVGKPHKCAYCGRSYKQRSSLEEHKERCHNYLQCMGLQSSIYTVVKEESNQNEQREDLSQMGSDRALVLDRLANNVAKRKSTMPQKFVGDKRLSDLSYDGGAGELIQPHVIDQAINSAISYLGAESLRPLVQTSPASSSDVGLGSLYPLHKQANEGHAGTGHSLSAKDSAAENLLLLSNSKSASSEKDGSPSHSGQDSTDTESNNEDRPGGAAPGLIYLTNHITSGVRNGVLVKEEQQRQYEAIRASMEMASEGFKVVTADGEQVRAYRCEHCRVLFLDHVMYTIHMGCHGFRDPFECNLCGHQSQDRYEFSSHITRGEHRY
- the ikzf1 gene encoding DNA-binding protein Ikaros isoform X7, which gives rise to METEEAQEMAQMPGRDSPPANDASEEAEEPMAVPEDLSASSTHQQNNRGDKEGAACNIKVEARSDEENGLACDMNGVEEEECAEDLRVVDASGAKVNGSQPSPEAKAFSSAGGIRLPNGKLKCDICGIVCIGPNVLMVHKRSHTGERPFQCSQCGASFTQKGNLLRHIKLHSGEKPFKCHLCSYACRRRDALTGHLRTHSVGKPHKCAYCGRSYKQRSSLEEHKERCHNYLQCMGLQSSIYTVVKEESNQNEQREDLSQMGSDRALVLDRLANNVAKRKSTMPQKFVGDKRLSDLSYDGGAGELIQPHVIDQAINSAISYLGAESLRPLVQTSPASSSDVGLGSLYPLHKQANEGHAGTGHSLSAKDSAAENLLLLSNSKSASSEKDGSPSHSGQDSTDTESNNEDRPGGAAPGLIYLTNHITSGVRNGVLVKEEQQRQYEAIRASMEMASEGFKVVTADGEQVRAYRCEHCRVLFLDHVMYTIHMGCHGFRDPFECNLCGHQSQDRYEFSSHITRGEHRY